One window of Nostoc sp. C052 genomic DNA carries:
- a CDS encoding helix-turn-helix domain-containing protein, with the protein MKKILVIEDTASTRNLFLEGIKAKGFYTIGAENGLIGLQRANEELPDLIVSEIMIPKLNGYGVLTTLRQNPLTAMIPFIFVTVRITRTDIRKGMELGADDYLTKPCTVEELLRAIAVCLEKRASLQQHYAVQPQIVAESPLADIIKPPAFECIFPSDHQLNKVFTFIEANYHRSITLRDVALAVGYCPTYLTNLVQKQTGQTVQNWIIQRRMLAARSLLLETDQKIEAIATLVGYQCMVHFFRQFRQHHGTTPQAWRRASATSSLQKHEQSNCYGTPI; encoded by the coding sequence GTGAAAAAAATTCTGGTGATTGAAGATACAGCCTCAACCCGAAACCTTTTTTTAGAAGGCATAAAAGCTAAAGGTTTTTACACTATAGGTGCTGAAAACGGTCTTATCGGTCTCCAGCGGGCAAACGAAGAGTTACCCGATTTGATTGTCAGCGAGATTATGATACCAAAACTCAATGGTTATGGCGTTCTGACCACGTTGCGCCAAAATCCTCTTACAGCAATGATCCCCTTTATTTTTGTCACTGTCAGAATTACTCGGACTGATATTCGCAAAGGTATGGAATTGGGAGCAGATGACTATCTTACTAAGCCCTGTACAGTAGAGGAATTATTGAGGGCGATCGCCGTCTGCTTAGAAAAACGAGCCTCCCTCCAACAGCACTATGCTGTACAGCCCCAGATAGTCGCAGAATCACCACTAGCTGACATAATAAAACCCCCTGCCTTTGAGTGCATATTTCCATCCGACCACCAGTTAAATAAGGTCTTCACCTTCATTGAGGCTAATTATCACCGCTCGATTACCCTGAGAGACGTAGCTCTCGCAGTTGGTTACTGCCCAACTTACCTGACTAACTTGGTGCAAAAGCAAACGGGACAAACTGTGCAAAATTGGATTATTCAGCGCCGAATGCTAGCAGCACGTTCCTTGCTCTTAGAAACCGATCAGAAAATCGAGGCGATCGCTACATTGGTGGGCTATCAGTGTATGGTTCATTTCTTCCGCCAGTTCCGCCAACATCACGGTACAACTCCTCAAGCTTGGAGAAGGGCGAGTGCAACTAGCTCGCTTCAGAAACATGAGCAAAGTAATTGTTATGGGACTCCGATTTGA
- a CDS encoding MarR family winged helix-turn-helix transcriptional regulator: MEKQATELDLTQLITIEDTCACFNLRKASRAVTQLFDEKLEPSGLLVTQLTILVAISILGSVAISDLAKGLVMDRTTLTRNLKPPEREGLIQINPGEDRRVRVVTLTDKGRSVLVQALPLWQQAQAHIVESLGQERFNLLLSSLTTTVSIARNS; encoded by the coding sequence ATGGAAAAGCAAGCTACTGAGTTAGATTTGACTCAGTTGATTACTATTGAGGATACCTGCGCCTGCTTTAACCTTCGTAAAGCATCTAGAGCGGTTACACAACTTTTTGATGAAAAGCTAGAGCCAAGTGGTCTGCTGGTTACTCAGTTGACAATTTTAGTTGCCATCTCAATTCTCGGCTCAGTAGCAATCAGTGATTTAGCTAAAGGCTTAGTTATGGATCGAACTACGCTGACGCGAAACCTCAAGCCTCCCGAAAGAGAAGGATTGATTCAAATTAATCCTGGTGAGGATCGACGGGTGCGAGTAGTGACCTTGACGGATAAAGGACGCTCTGTTTTGGTGCAAGCTTTACCATTGTGGCAACAAGCGCAAGCTCATATAGTGGAGAGCTTAGGTCAAGAACGCTTTAATCTATTGCTTTCAAGCTTAACTACTACGGTTTCAATAGCCCGGAACAGCTAA
- a CDS encoding ABC exporter membrane fusion protein — MFEQEVSLITEKKHRPLIKPIVQWAGILGATAAVGIGGFVVWKQVSSQTGVENQTGIHTPLPQAQKVVETITALGRLEPHGEVIQVSAPTFLEGARVEKLLVEDTDWVKSGQTIAILDRRERLQAALKQTQRQVEVAQARLAKVKAGAKEGDLGAQKATIARLEAELRIAQTEHQRYKYLQETGAISASLLDSKRQIVETIQGELNQAKSILTSIAEVRPTDIQEAEAEIASAVASEQKAKADLETAFVTAPQNGQVLKIHTRAGEMVGTKAIADIGQTRQMDVIAEVYENDLAKVKIGQKATITSLNKAFVGKLQGTVYRIIPQIGKRDVLNDDPAAAVDARVAEVKISLLPKDSQRIMSLINLKVEVAINP, encoded by the coding sequence ATGTTTGAACAAGAAGTTTCTTTAATTACTGAGAAAAAGCATAGACCATTGATTAAACCTATAGTTCAATGGGCTGGCATCTTGGGAGCGACGGCAGCAGTGGGAATAGGTGGATTTGTGGTTTGGAAACAGGTGAGTTCCCAAACCGGGGTTGAGAATCAGACTGGCATACATACCCCTTTACCTCAAGCACAAAAAGTTGTAGAGACGATAACTGCTTTAGGACGCTTGGAACCTCACGGAGAAGTAATTCAAGTTTCAGCGCCCACTTTCTTAGAAGGCGCACGAGTTGAGAAACTATTGGTGGAAGACACCGATTGGGTGAAATCTGGTCAGACGATCGCAATTCTCGATCGCCGCGAACGATTGCAAGCTGCTTTAAAACAGACTCAAAGACAAGTTGAAGTAGCCCAAGCACGGCTAGCCAAAGTCAAAGCCGGAGCAAAAGAGGGAGATTTAGGAGCGCAAAAAGCAACAATCGCTCGCTTGGAGGCAGAATTACGAATTGCTCAAACAGAACATCAACGGTACAAATATCTACAGGAAACTGGAGCCATTTCTGCTTCTTTGCTAGACTCAAAACGCCAAATTGTCGAGACAATTCAGGGAGAACTCAATCAAGCTAAATCTATCCTAACTAGTATTGCAGAAGTTCGTCCGACTGATATCCAAGAAGCTGAAGCAGAAATTGCTAGTGCTGTAGCATCTGAGCAGAAAGCCAAAGCAGACTTAGAAACTGCCTTTGTCACCGCACCCCAGAATGGTCAAGTTTTAAAAATTCATACTCGTGCGGGAGAGATGGTTGGTACTAAGGCGATCGCAGATATTGGGCAAACTAGGCAAATGGACGTAATCGCTGAAGTTTACGAAAATGATCTTGCCAAAGTGAAGATAGGACAAAAAGCTACTATCACCAGTCTAAACAAAGCCTTTGTTGGAAAACTACAGGGAACTGTATACCGCATCATTCCCCAAATTGGTAAGCGGGATGTCCTCAATGACGATCCAGCAGCAGCAGTTGATGCCAGAGTTGCTGAAGTCAAAATCAGTTTGTTACCGAAAGACAGTCAGCGAATTATGAGTTTGATCAATCTCAAAGTAGAAGTAGCAATCAATCCTTAA
- the devC gene encoding ABC transporter permease DevC: MIGFNLSFLDGNKIPLAWLQLIREKTRLFVAISGISFAVVLMFMQMGFLTALFDSAVGMHSSLQGDIVLISPRSVALIAMKPFSQRRLYQVLGFQGVESVSPIYVDSGIWKNPQNPSITRNIRIYGINPDNQVFNMPGVAENLDKIKKPDVVLFDWGSRTEFGPISTLFKQEKSVITEVEERRINVGGLFELGVTFGSDGTLITSDLNFLRIFEERRTAGLIDIGLIKLKPGVDAEKVLGNLRANLPKDVKVLSKEEYKKFEVNYWSGSTPIGFTFILGTVMGFFVGTIIVYQVLYTDVNDHLPEYATLKAIGYKDSFFSGVVFQAAMILATLGFLPGVLIAWGLYELTRTATLLPMFMQLDKNLLVLVLTFVMCFVSGSIAIRKLREADPADIF; this comes from the coding sequence ATGATAGGTTTTAATTTATCCTTTCTTGATGGTAATAAAATTCCCCTAGCATGGTTGCAATTGATCCGGGAGAAGACGAGGCTATTCGTGGCCATTTCAGGTATCAGCTTTGCCGTGGTACTAATGTTCATGCAGATGGGATTTCTAACTGCTCTATTTGATAGTGCAGTTGGTATGCACAGCAGTCTACAAGGCGATATTGTGCTGATTAGTCCACGCTCAGTGGCCTTAATTGCCATGAAACCATTTTCCCAACGGCGGCTATACCAAGTATTGGGCTTTCAAGGGGTAGAATCTGTCAGCCCTATCTACGTAGATTCTGGAATCTGGAAAAATCCCCAAAATCCTAGTATTACCCGCAATATTCGGATCTATGGAATTAATCCTGACAATCAAGTATTCAACATGCCAGGGGTAGCTGAAAATCTAGATAAGATTAAAAAGCCTGATGTAGTTTTATTCGATTGGGGTTCACGGACTGAATTTGGGCCGATTAGCACTTTATTTAAGCAGGAAAAAAGCGTAATTACAGAGGTAGAGGAACGGCGAATTAATGTTGGTGGTTTATTTGAATTAGGAGTTACTTTTGGTTCTGATGGCACTTTAATCACCAGCGATCTGAATTTTTTAAGAATTTTTGAAGAGCGTAGAACCGCAGGATTAATTGATATCGGTTTGATTAAATTAAAGCCAGGTGTAGATGCAGAAAAAGTGTTGGGAAATTTGAGAGCAAACTTACCCAAAGATGTAAAGGTGCTATCGAAAGAAGAATACAAAAAATTTGAAGTAAACTACTGGAGCGGCAGCACTCCCATTGGTTTTACTTTCATACTTGGTACAGTTATGGGCTTTTTTGTGGGGACGATTATCGTCTATCAAGTACTTTATACTGACGTTAACGATCATCTCCCTGAGTATGCCACACTCAAAGCGATCGGATACAAAGATTCTTTCTTCTCGGGTGTTGTATTTCAAGCAGCAATGATTTTAGCCACGCTAGGATTTTTGCCTGGAGTACTAATTGCTTGGGGTTTATATGAACTTACCCGCACTGCCACACTCTTGCCGATGTTTATGCAGCTTGATAAAAACTTGCTAGTGCTAGTTTTGACATTTGTCATGTGTTTTGTCTCTGGTAGCATCGCTATACGCAAGCTTCGAGAAGCAGACCCGGCTGACATATTTTAA
- a CDS encoding DevA family ABC transporter ATP-binding protein, translating to MWSEPLVNIENLSHYYGRGVLRKQILFDINLKIKPGEIVIMTGPSGSGKTSLLTLIGALRSAQIGSLKVFGQELCGATQDQLVQVRRNIGYIFQSHNLLSFLTAQQNVQMSLQIQPGMTKQKAQRQAKSILEAVGLGQKINSYPENLSGGQKQRVAIARALVNSPSLVLADEPTAALDSKTGRDVVDLMQKLAKEQGCSILLVTHDNRILDIANRIVYMEDGRLDRSPTGTFIGEDAVQNAVR from the coding sequence ATGTGGTCAGAACCTCTTGTCAATATTGAAAACCTCAGCCATTACTACGGTCGAGGAGTCTTGCGTAAACAAATTCTGTTTGATATTAATCTAAAAATTAAACCGGGCGAAATTGTAATTATGACCGGGCCATCGGGATCTGGTAAGACTTCTTTACTAACTTTAATTGGTGCTTTACGTTCAGCCCAAATCGGTAGTCTAAAAGTTTTTGGGCAAGAGCTATGCGGAGCTACTCAAGACCAATTAGTGCAAGTGCGACGTAATATTGGCTATATTTTTCAGTCACATAACTTGCTGAGTTTTTTAACAGCTCAACAGAATGTCCAAATGTCGCTTCAAATCCAGCCTGGGATGACTAAGCAGAAGGCTCAACGCCAAGCAAAATCTATACTTGAAGCTGTTGGATTAGGACAAAAAATTAATAGCTATCCAGAAAACCTCTCTGGCGGACAAAAACAGCGGGTTGCAATTGCTCGTGCTTTGGTAAACTCTCCCAGTTTAGTTTTGGCTGATGAACCTACTGCTGCTTTAGATAGTAAGACTGGTCGCGATGTCGTAGATTTAATGCAAAAACTAGCCAAAGAACAAGGGTGTTCCATCTTGTTAGTGACTCATGATAATCGTATTTTAGATATTGCCAATCGTATTGTATACATGGAAGATGGTCGGTTAGATAGAAGTCCGACAGGAACTTTTATTGGGGAAGATGCGGTACAAAACGCGGTAAGGTGA
- the aroA gene encoding 3-phosphoshikimate 1-carboxyvinyltransferase produces the protein MDTIEIPALNRPVDATVEIPGSKSLTNRALLVAALAQGDSILENALFSEDSEYFAKCLEQLSIPITLNPHLAQIQIVGRGGDIPAKQADLFVGLSGTTARFISALVALGNGEYRLDGVPRMRERPMGDMLTVLQTGGATVNFEGNSGFMPYTLYSQGFAGGNFRLKANQTSQQLSALLMIAPYAQQDTIFEVEGTLVSQSYIKMTCSLMADFGVEVIQIGENQFQIKAGQRYQARHYTIEPDASNASYFFAAAAVTGGRVRVKHLTKQSCQGDILWLNVLEQMGCQIKDSDDYTEVTGPKQLQGIDIDMNDISDLVQTLAAIAPFASSPITIRNVEHIRYKETDRIQAVVTELRRLGVKVEEFADKLRIEPSPITPAAIETYHDHRMAMAFAVTGLKAPGIVIKDPGCTAKTFPDYFTRFFQMLEQ, from the coding sequence GTGGATACCATTGAAATTCCTGCTCTAAATCGGCCAGTGGATGCCACGGTAGAAATTCCTGGTTCTAAAAGTCTTACCAATCGGGCGTTGCTTGTCGCTGCTTTGGCGCAAGGTGACTCCATCTTAGAAAATGCCTTATTTAGTGAAGACAGCGAGTATTTTGCTAAATGTTTAGAGCAATTGAGTATTCCCATAACTCTGAATCCTCATCTGGCTCAGATTCAGATTGTCGGAAGGGGAGGTGATATTCCAGCTAAACAGGCAGATTTATTTGTGGGTTTATCAGGTACTACAGCACGGTTTATTTCGGCGCTGGTGGCACTAGGTAATGGCGAATATCGGCTAGATGGCGTTCCCCGGATGCGAGAACGACCTATGGGTGATATGCTGACCGTGCTGCAAACTGGTGGAGCCACTGTTAACTTTGAGGGAAACTCTGGGTTTATGCCCTACACCCTCTATAGTCAGGGATTCGCTGGCGGAAATTTTCGCTTGAAAGCCAACCAAACAAGTCAGCAACTTTCGGCATTGCTGATGATTGCACCTTACGCTCAACAGGATACGATTTTTGAGGTTGAGGGTACACTGGTTTCTCAGTCTTATATCAAAATGACCTGTAGCCTCATGGCCGATTTTGGCGTAGAGGTGATTCAAATTGGCGAGAATCAATTTCAGATTAAAGCAGGTCAACGTTACCAAGCTCGACATTACACAATAGAACCTGATGCGTCAAATGCTTCTTACTTTTTTGCCGCCGCCGCCGTCACGGGTGGACGGGTGCGCGTCAAACATTTGACTAAACAATCCTGTCAGGGTGATATTCTCTGGCTGAATGTTTTAGAGCAGATGGGTTGCCAAATTAAGGATTCGGATGATTACACTGAAGTGACGGGGCCGAAGCAATTGCAAGGCATCGACATTGATATGAATGATATATCAGATTTAGTGCAAACATTAGCTGCGATCGCACCTTTTGCCAGTTCACCAATTACTATTCGTAACGTAGAACATATTCGATATAAGGAAACCGATCGGATTCAAGCTGTTGTCACAGAATTGCGTCGGTTAGGGGTTAAGGTGGAAGAATTTGCCGATAAACTAAGAATTGAACCTAGCCCCATTACCCCAGCGGCGATTGAAACCTATCACGATCATCGAATGGCGATGGCTTTTGCTGTCACTGGTTTGAAGGCTCCAGGGATTGTAATTAAAGATCCTGGTTGTACAGCGAAAACTTTTCCAGATTACTTTACCAGATTTTTTCAAATGTTAGAACAATAA
- a CDS encoding IS630 family transposase (programmed frameshift): MGARLRVFLSYEQDKTLLNLRTADVPQKVKDRAEVIRLNAHGWYVEKIAAHFNWTPQTVREILHKWRKLDLEGLWDNPGRGGKTKYSEEDIVFLEECLKEEPRTYNSRQLAQKLERDRSIKLSPDRLRRVLKKGVIWKRVRKSHKGKQDPKVQEIKQADLDMLELSAASGEIDLKYLDESGFCAWSEPGYTYYFRGEQKRLEQSKRRGRRLSIIGFFQPIISFVYGLVIGGVDRKSYIQMMEQEAESAQKIGRIRVIVQDNGPIHRCLQVQQLWSKWEQMGLYIFFLPKYCSEMNPIELEWQHLKKDELAGRMFDDELDLAYAVIDGVQARGERGNYRTQRIKFNSNLSG; encoded by the exons ATGGGCGCTCGTCTAAGGGTGTTCCTAAGCTATGAGCAAGATAAAACCCTGTTAAACCTAAGAACTGCGGATGTACCACAGAAAGTTAAAGACCGAGCAGAGGTCATTAGACTAAATGCACATGGCTGGTACGTAGAAAAAATAGCTGCTCATTTCAATTGGACTCCTCAAACGGTAAGAGAAATCTTACATAAATGGCGAAAACTTGATTTAGAAGGGCTTTGGGATAACCCAGGTAGAGGAGGCAAAACCAAGTATAGCGAAGAGGATATAGTATTTTTGGAGGAATGTCTCAAAGAAGAGCCACGTACATATAACAGTCGTCAACTAGCTCAAAAATTAGAGAGAGATCGCTCTATTAAACTGAGTCCCGACAGATTAAGACGGGTACTC AAAAAGGGGGTTATTTGGAAACGAGTCAGAAAGAGCCACAAAGGGAAACAAGACCCAAAAGTCCAAGAAATAAAGCAAGCAGACCTAGATATGTTAGAACTGTCTGCTGCTAGTGGAGAAATAGACTTGAAGTATTTGGATGAATCAGGGTTTTGTGCATGGAGCGAACCGGGTTACACCTATTACTTCCGAGGTGAGCAAAAACGACTAGAACAAAGTAAACGTCGTGGTCGTAGATTAAGCATTATTGGATTTTTTCAACCAATAATCAGCTTTGTTTACGGTTTGGTTATTGGTGGTGTTGACAGAAAATCTTATATCCAGATGATGGAGCAAGAAGCGGAGTCAGCCCAAAAGATCGGGCGCATCAGAGTAATAGTGCAGGACAACGGGCCGATACATCGATGTCTTCAGGTGCAGCAGTTATGGTCAAAGTGGGAACAGATGGGTTTATACATCTTCTTTTTGCCCAAATATTGCTCCGAAATGAATCCGATTGAATTGGAATGGCAACACCTTAAAAAGGATGAACTAGCAGGACGAATGTTTGATGATGAGTTGGATCTTGCTTACGCAGTAATAGATGGTGTTCAAGCTAGAGGAGAAAGAGGAAATTATAGGACACAACGTATTAAATTTAACTCTAATCTCTCTGGTTAA
- a CDS encoding DUF3226 domain-containing protein, whose amino-acid sequence MSSNILIVESKNDKYFLQAIIRYLNLNIEVTSPIIISEEDYRAMDGLNKTKLTNALKDLKADIQKGEIERVGIIIDIDNDQESDRINFINECVQEAFTEAPLLVKVKEFVNLTLDGLNIQLACYFTNLDGQGELETVLKSIKSQDSVHADCLKSWENCLQNHGQKISVKEFDKFWVDMYIRFDTCSKTEKKQAERK is encoded by the coding sequence GTGAGTAGTAATATTTTGATTGTGGAAAGCAAAAATGATAAATATTTCCTTCAGGCAATTATTCGTTATCTCAACTTGAATATAGAAGTTACATCCCCAATTATAATTTCAGAAGAAGACTATAGAGCAATGGATGGGTTAAATAAAACCAAGTTAACGAATGCTCTCAAAGACTTAAAAGCTGATATACAGAAGGGTGAGATTGAAAGAGTAGGTATAATTATTGATATTGATAACGATCAAGAAAGCGATAGAATTAATTTTATTAATGAATGTGTTCAAGAAGCTTTTACAGAAGCGCCATTACTTGTAAAAGTTAAAGAGTTTGTAAATTTAACTCTTGATGGTCTCAATATCCAACTAGCTTGCTACTTTACCAACCTTGATGGTCAAGGGGAACTTGAAACAGTTCTAAAAAGCATTAAGTCCCAAGATTCTGTTCATGCTGATTGTTTAAAGAGTTGGGAAAATTGCTTACAAAATCATGGTCAAAAAATAAGTGTTAAGGAATTCGATAAATTCTGGGTCGATATGTATATCCGATTTGATACTTGCTCAAAAACTGAAAAGAAGCAAGCAGAGCGTAAGTAA
- a CDS encoding ATP/GTP-binding protein: MIKNIEIKNFRCFDYLKVSGFEKINLISGKNNIGKTALLEALFINSSPRPETIILLRHIRREQLSYSKSLPERTWNNFFFHQNKNSNLVIEATLENQSSKIVEICVDESVEDFLEETDEQDSEDEMKDNITSLFSGSESVRSVMHLKTRINHGEAFKTSIISSTKGLLAKDIKIPDIKNAFFIPSFLRVSSKDLTIEFDKARLNERDGEILKAFQAIDASIVQVESFSIGEPTVYLKRQGEGRLPLSLFGDAINRIADIILRLVNNENSILLVDEIENGIHHSNQVYFWTILYKLANELNVQIFATTHSLEMTKAFIKAGLEYQNTSAHFELTRQFKTDRIVAIRRDLDTLDYGISHNKEVRGE, encoded by the coding sequence ATGATTAAAAATATTGAAATTAAAAATTTTAGATGCTTTGATTATTTAAAAGTATCTGGTTTTGAGAAAATAAATTTAATTAGTGGAAAGAATAATATTGGAAAAACTGCATTATTGGAGGCACTATTTATAAATAGTTCTCCACGACCAGAGACAATTATCTTACTACGACATATAAGACGTGAACAATTAAGTTATAGCAAATCTTTACCTGAAAGAACCTGGAATAATTTCTTCTTTCATCAGAATAAGAATAGCAATCTTGTAATTGAGGCTACTCTGGAAAATCAATCTTCAAAGATAGTTGAGATATGCGTTGATGAATCTGTAGAAGATTTTTTAGAGGAAACCGATGAGCAAGATAGTGAGGATGAGATGAAAGACAACATCACGAGCCTTTTTTCGGGAAGTGAGTCTGTACGATCTGTGATGCACCTTAAAACAAGAATTAATCATGGAGAAGCTTTTAAAACTTCAATTATTTCAAGCACAAAGGGATTGCTAGCAAAAGATATAAAAATTCCTGACATTAAAAATGCTTTTTTTATACCTTCCTTCTTAAGAGTTTCTAGTAAAGACTTAACAATAGAGTTTGATAAGGCTCGGTTGAACGAAAGAGATGGTGAAATTCTAAAAGCTTTTCAGGCTATTGATGCCTCAATTGTACAGGTGGAGAGCTTTAGTATTGGCGAACCGACTGTTTATCTTAAGAGACAGGGAGAAGGTCGGTTGCCATTGTCTTTGTTTGGTGATGCAATTAATCGCATAGCTGATATTATTTTAAGACTTGTGAATAATGAGAATAGTATTTTGCTAGTTGATGAAATAGAAAATGGTATTCATCACTCTAATCAAGTCTATTTTTGGACTATTCTTTACAAATTGGCTAATGAGTTAAATGTGCAAATATTTGCCACAACACATAGCTTAGAAATGACTAAGGCTTTTATAAAAGCTGGTTTAGAATATCAAAATACATCTGCTCATTTTGAACTTACAAGACAGTTTAAGACTGACCGGATAGTTGCTATAAGACGAGATTTAGATACTTTGGATTATGGAATCAGCCACAACAAAGAGGTGAGGGGTGAGTAG